In Candidatus Eisenbacteria bacterium, the genomic window GCTGGGCGCGCCGTGTCTTGAGCTGGTTCCGGACGCGGAAGAGAAGCTCGTTTTGCGCCCACGGTTTCGTGATGTAGTCGTCGGCGTAGAGCTCAAGGCCGTGGATCCGGTCCTCGAAGGTCGACTTCGCGGTGAGAAAGATGATCGGGATGCGCGAGGTGAGGGGGTTGGCCTTGAGCTGCCGGCACACCTCGTAGCCGTCGAGACCCGGCATCATCACGTCGAGCAGGATCAGCTCGGGAGGATCGCGTCGAACTTCCTCGAGGCCGCGCACGCCGTCCTCCGCCGTGCGCACTTCGTACTGGGCGTCCTTGGCGTCGCTGAGCTGCTTCTGAAGAATGAACCGGAGCTTGGGATCGTCCTCGATGACAAGGATTCGCCCGGTCTCGGGCGTGGATGCGTCCTGGCTCACGCGTGACACCTCGAATTCCGTTTCATGCGCCGTGGCTTGCGCGTGCGGCTTCCGAACCGCCAAAGGGCGGAACTTGGTACCGCTCTTGGAAATGTTCGGCTTTCCCGATGGCGATCTTGAGCCGGGGTGTGGGATTAGGGTGCGTTCCGGGTGGGCTGAGGCGTTGCAAATTGCACGGTGGTGACAATCCAGGGGCAAAGGGCCAGTGACGCCCCACTTGCCCCGGGGCAAGTTCCGAAATCGAGGAGCTGCTTGGCCACGGCTACCTGCTCCTAGGTATCGGCGAAATTACGCGCCATCCCGGCTGCCGCTTCGGTCGTCAGGTCCGGAGAGCATGTCCCGGGGCATGTTGCAAGTATCCCACCGGCCGGTAGAGGGGGAGTGACGCCCCACTCGTCCCGGGACGAGTTGCGGACGAGGGTCGCCCCCAGTCAACAATTCAGACCGGCAACGACGAAAACGAGTCCAGGTTGGCGATGGCGGTGGCGGTGAAGGGGGTCGCTTGGCCGCCCTGGAGCCTCAGGGA contains:
- a CDS encoding response regulator, which translates into the protein MPRGKWGVTGPLPLDCHHRAICNASAHPERTLIPHPGSRSPSGKPNISKSGTKFRPLAVRKPHAQATAHETEFEVSRVSQDASTPETGRILVIEDDPKLRFILQKQLSDAKDAQYEVRTAEDGVRGLEEVRRDPPELILLDVMMPGLDGYEVCRQLKANPLTSRIPIIFLTAKSTFEDRIHGLELYADDYITKPWAQNELLFRVRNQLKTRRAQLQSNALTGLPGNVLIETELSRRIERGEKFSFLHIDLDYFKAYNDYYGYARGDAVIRFVAALLHEQIERYGISGDFVGHIGGDDFVVITIPERARSIADAIQTTFDSRIREHYDELDLKRGHITVLSSRQGGVKKFALMSVTVLIVSNEGRDIQHSAQVSDIAKELKKRGKAMQGSVVIPDRRLDGSPIMPAVESPTPDPPELSGC